Proteins encoded in a region of the Nitrososphaera sp. genome:
- a CDS encoding response regulator — MRPRSGSAYRILVVDDEPDIIPVIRRYMLREGFLLDDFTDSELAVQQFKPDFYDLALLDIRMPKLNGFDLYRQLKMRDDNLKVCFLTAYELYFNDFRKTFPEIRISCFIKKPVELKMLAMSIRGTLDSAD, encoded by the coding sequence GTGCGTCCACGTTCTGGCAGCGCATATCGGATTCTTGTTGTTGATGACGAACCTGACATAATCCCGGTTATCAGGCGGTATATGCTACGGGAAGGTTTTCTGCTAGATGACTTCACCGACTCGGAACTGGCAGTGCAACAGTTCAAGCCTGACTTTTACGACTTGGCATTGCTTGACATCCGGATGCCGAAACTAAACGGGTTTGACCTTTACAGACAGCTAAAGATGCGGGATGACAACCTCAAAGTATGCTTCCTTACAGCCTATGAACTGTACTTCAATGACTTTAGAAAAACATTTCCAGAAATACGAATATCCTGCTTTATCAAAAAGCCTGTTGAATTGAAAATGTTAGCAATGTCGATAAGAGGGACACTAGACTCCGCCGACTGA
- the hyfB gene encoding hydrogenase 4 subunit B, whose amino-acid sequence MIFTDNYSGLFLTAIVLLLAGAAASLALRRGRMGSIASFVPAFGASVLLIAFSVMVITSQSKLQTSDAFWSSIPELSIDLYVDGMSAFFLLILGLVTLAVSIYSIGYCSHYNRDSRSLGFLFNLFVLSMVIVIASNSVFSFLIFWELMSLSSFFLVIYEHEEELNIRSGMMYLIMTHIGTAFILASFLALFVQTGSLSFDSFRNHALPMPHYIRDIAFILAFIGFGAKAGLVPLHIWLPKAHPSAPSNISALMSAVMVKVAIYGLVRTTFDFAAPSTAEDVWWGVTLIIAGSASSIIGILYAAVENDIKRALAYSTIENVGVIVLGIGISAVFQSFHLASLAAFALLASMYHSLNHATFKSLLFMGAGSVVFSTHTKNIEKLGGLIKKMPWTALLFLIGAIAISGLPPLNGFVSEWLLLQSFLSSYHIPSLALQVLISLAGVVIALTIGLTLATFVKIFGITFLARPRSEAAKSSHEVPRTMLAGMAMTAAMCVILGIMPVIATSLISNSFRLDGNQLPQTLSPFAALAAPAGASSNMSPGSLALMLGCVGAFAIGVFSIGGRKTTRRIYSTWDCGFEGLDERMQYTASALSQPIRVIFRTLYKPYSDSEVSYFSESNHYLKKNARVEVYTRDLFDDLFYRPVTRATIAVLDAVRKMQTGKINAYLMYIMIALIALLVYAGVSR is encoded by the coding sequence ATGATTTTTACTGACAATTATTCTGGACTATTCCTGACAGCGATAGTTTTGCTGCTTGCAGGCGCAGCAGCCTCTCTTGCTTTGCGGCGAGGGCGCATGGGCAGTATCGCTTCATTTGTTCCGGCATTCGGCGCCTCTGTTCTCCTCATCGCATTCTCAGTCATGGTCATAACGTCACAATCAAAGCTTCAGACATCCGATGCCTTTTGGTCATCAATTCCCGAGTTGTCCATCGACCTGTACGTCGACGGAATGTCTGCATTTTTCCTGCTCATACTAGGACTTGTCACACTTGCGGTTTCGATTTATTCAATTGGCTATTGCAGCCATTACAACCGCGATAGCCGTTCACTCGGATTTCTCTTTAACCTCTTTGTACTTTCGATGGTAATTGTCATCGCATCAAACAGCGTCTTTTCCTTTTTGATTTTTTGGGAACTGATGTCGCTTTCCTCCTTCTTTCTTGTAATCTACGAGCATGAAGAGGAGCTCAACATCCGCTCCGGCATGATGTACCTCATCATGACACACATTGGAACGGCGTTTATCCTGGCATCGTTTCTTGCACTCTTTGTTCAGACGGGCAGCCTCTCGTTTGATTCATTTAGAAATCATGCTCTGCCCATGCCGCATTACATAAGAGACATCGCATTTATCCTTGCATTTATCGGATTTGGCGCGAAGGCCGGTCTTGTTCCTCTGCACATCTGGCTTCCAAAGGCACACCCATCTGCTCCAAGCAACATTTCTGCCCTAATGTCTGCTGTAATGGTTAAAGTCGCGATTTATGGCCTCGTCAGAACTACGTTTGATTTTGCCGCACCAAGCACTGCAGAGGATGTCTGGTGGGGGGTAACCCTCATCATTGCTGGCTCTGCGTCAAGTATCATCGGCATACTCTATGCAGCGGTAGAGAATGACATTAAACGCGCGCTGGCGTACAGCACCATCGAAAACGTTGGCGTAATTGTGCTGGGCATTGGCATATCTGCAGTCTTTCAGTCATTCCACCTCGCATCGCTGGCAGCTTTTGCGCTCCTTGCTAGCATGTACCATTCGCTAAACCATGCGACGTTTAAGAGCCTGCTTTTCATGGGAGCCGGCTCTGTAGTTTTTAGCACGCACACAAAAAACATCGAAAAGCTGGGCGGGTTGATAAAAAAGATGCCTTGGACTGCGCTGCTCTTTCTTATTGGAGCCATTGCCATCTCGGGGCTTCCACCACTCAACGGCTTTGTAAGCGAGTGGCTTCTGCTGCAGTCATTTCTCTCATCGTACCACATACCCAGCCTGGCGCTGCAGGTTCTGATTAGTCTTGCCGGCGTCGTCATAGCGCTTACTATCGGATTAACCCTTGCCACTTTTGTCAAGATTTTTGGAATCACATTTCTTGCAAGGCCACGATCCGAGGCTGCAAAGTCAAGCCATGAGGTGCCAAGAACAATGCTCGCGGGAATGGCAATGACCGCCGCAATGTGCGTCATTCTTGGGATAATGCCGGTTATCGCTACAAGCCTTATCTCCAACTCCTTTCGTCTAGATGGCAATCAACTGCCACAAACGCTGTCCCCCTTTGCCGCTCTTGCCGCACCGGCTGGTGCATCTTCCAACATGTCGCCTGGTTCGCTTGCTCTGATGCTTGGCTGTGTAGGGGCATTTGCAATCGGAGTCTTCTCGATCGGAGGACGAAAAACGACCAGAAGAATCTATAGCACCTGGGACTGCGGCTTTGAAGGACTTGACGAGAGGATGCAGTACACCGCCAGCGCGCTTTCACAACCAATACGAGTTATCTTCAGGACTCTTTACAAGCCCTACAGCGATTCAGAGGTCAGTTACTTCTCAGAGTCAAACCATTACCTGAAAAAAAATGCCAGAGTGGAGGTCTACACAAGGGACTTGTTTGACGATCTATTCTACCGGCCTGTTACTAGGGCGACGATTGCAGTACTTGATGCTGTCCGCAAGATGCAGACTGGCAAGATAAACGCTTACCTCATGTATATCATGATCGCGCTCATTGCCTTACTCGTGTATGCCGGAGTGAGCCGCTGA
- a CDS encoding NADH-quinone oxidoreductase subunit H, which translates to MLESPSLFGYFIGAVQALTLVVLAPLFTGIMRKVKSRTQKRIGASVLQPYYDLAKLNRKDEVVSDQSSWIFRFAPIVILTSTATAAVFVPAFLPSSPFGIAGDILVVLGLFALARFFTILAGLDVASSFGGLGASREMTISAIVEPALFLTIFVVSLNLGGTNLSTIVSASSAQFASGVIILPSMLFALIAFFVIMMAETGRIPFDNPATHLELTMIHEAMVLEYSGRSLAMIQLSQSIKLAVLMTIFVNIFVPAGMSTAAGGAYAAVGVVVFVVKLALVAAMVAFTETRVAKWRFFRLPDLLAVAIASSMLGIIYFYFWR; encoded by the coding sequence ATGCTCGAGTCTCCAAGTTTGTTCGGATATTTCATTGGGGCGGTTCAGGCATTGACACTGGTCGTTCTTGCTCCGCTGTTTACCGGCATTATGCGCAAGGTCAAATCCAGAACACAAAAAAGAATTGGAGCAAGCGTACTCCAGCCGTACTATGACCTTGCAAAACTAAACCGGAAGGATGAAGTAGTGTCAGACCAGAGCTCCTGGATCTTTCGCTTTGCGCCGATAGTTATCCTGACCTCTACTGCAACGGCTGCGGTTTTTGTTCCGGCCTTTCTGCCATCCAGCCCGTTTGGCATTGCAGGCGACATCCTCGTCGTGTTAGGTTTGTTTGCACTTGCAAGGTTTTTTACAATTCTTGCCGGCCTTGATGTTGCCAGCTCTTTCGGGGGACTTGGGGCAAGCAGGGAAATGACGATCTCCGCAATAGTGGAGCCGGCGTTATTTCTCACCATCTTTGTGGTTTCTCTTAACCTGGGCGGGACCAACCTATCAACCATAGTTAGCGCATCTTCCGCACAGTTTGCTTCAGGCGTCATCATCCTCCCAAGCATGCTCTTTGCCCTGATAGCGTTCTTTGTAATAATGATGGCTGAAACGGGGAGGATTCCATTTGATAATCCTGCAACCCATCTAGAGCTAACAATGATTCATGAGGCGATGGTCCTGGAGTACTCTGGAAGAAGCCTTGCGATGATCCAGCTCTCGCAATCCATCAAGCTGGCTGTTCTCATGACCATATTTGTAAACATCTTCGTACCAGCCGGCATGTCCACAGCGGCTGGCGGCGCATACGCGGCAGTAGGAGTTGTAGTCTTTGTTGTCAAGCTGGCGCTTGTTGCGGCAATGGTCGCATTTACGGAGACAAGAGTTGCAAAATGGAGGTTCTTTAGGCTTCCTGACTTGTTGGCAGTTGCGATTGCAAGCTCGATGTTGGGCATTATCTACTTTTACTTTTGGAGATAG
- a CDS encoding hydrogenase 4 subunit F — MTFGLTPLIDAGSPSGLLILTMLLTPAVGAISLLVIRGKRAIELVTLVCAGLVAIDALALVSDVLAENHASAFGQIFYLDSFGALVLMPIAGIGFVSALYSISYMSKQYERGMIDDRQLRRYYQALNVFVFTMLLVPVSNNLGIVWVAIEATTLVSVLLIMLYTKEGAIEASWKYLVIATVGLSFALFGIVFFYYANSAVTANADSAMNWTDMALNAKALDPNIVRIAFVFVLIGFGTKAGLAPMHSWLPDAHSEAPTPVSALLSGVLLNCAIYVILRFHIVSMGSLGQSFSSLLLIVLGIVSVAIAAASIYFQKDMKRMLAYSSIEHMGIISVAMGFGGFLGIYGGLLHIINHSLAKPLMFFASGTASQRYGTKAMANIRGVIQTAPALGVLLLIGGLAIAGMPPFNIFVSEFLILTSGFASGQFLASSVLIALLVLIFAGFMLHIIRMVFGKPAGSLKASPTESIEESRSGSKSYMLAILPMAILAVFIVVFGFYVPQQIHTLAVNVSQIFNQTSALPSPTAFGGPK; from the coding sequence ATGACATTTGGCCTAACCCCACTAATTGATGCAGGCTCGCCATCAGGTCTCCTAATTCTAACTATGCTCTTAACCCCCGCCGTCGGGGCCATTTCACTGCTTGTAATTCGCGGCAAGCGCGCTATTGAACTTGTCACGCTTGTATGCGCAGGACTTGTGGCGATCGATGCCCTTGCTCTTGTCTCCGACGTCTTGGCAGAAAATCATGCCTCCGCGTTTGGCCAAATATTTTACCTTGACTCTTTCGGTGCTCTTGTACTCATGCCAATAGCAGGCATCGGCTTTGTCTCTGCTCTTTATTCGATAAGCTACATGAGCAAGCAGTACGAACGCGGCATGATAGACGACAGGCAGCTCCGGCGGTACTACCAGGCCCTTAACGTATTTGTCTTTACGATGCTCCTTGTCCCAGTATCGAACAATCTTGGGATAGTTTGGGTTGCCATAGAGGCAACAACCCTCGTCTCCGTGCTCCTCATTATGCTCTACACCAAAGAGGGCGCGATTGAAGCGTCGTGGAAGTACCTGGTAATTGCGACCGTCGGGCTCTCGTTTGCGCTATTTGGCATCGTCTTCTTTTATTATGCCAACTCTGCAGTTACGGCGAACGCCGACTCAGCGATGAACTGGACTGACATGGCCTTGAATGCGAAAGCGCTGGATCCAAACATCGTCAGGATAGCCTTTGTGTTTGTCTTGATAGGCTTCGGCACCAAAGCCGGTCTTGCCCCGATGCACAGCTGGCTTCCCGACGCACACAGCGAGGCGCCCACACCCGTGAGTGCACTCCTCTCCGGGGTTCTACTCAACTGTGCCATCTACGTCATCCTCCGCTTCCATATCGTTAGCATGGGCTCACTTGGTCAGTCGTTCTCCAGCCTCCTCCTGATTGTCCTCGGTATAGTCTCCGTTGCAATTGCTGCCGCATCGATTTACTTCCAGAAGGACATGAAGCGAATGCTCGCATATTCGAGCATTGAGCACATGGGAATTATTTCGGTAGCAATGGGTTTTGGCGGGTTTCTTGGCATCTATGGCGGTCTGCTTCACATAATAAACCACTCCTTGGCCAAGCCGCTGATGTTTTTTGCAAGTGGGACGGCTAGCCAAAGATACGGGACAAAAGCTATGGCAAACATCAGAGGCGTTATCCAGACAGCGCCTGCCCTTGGAGTCTTGCTGCTGATAGGCGGGCTTGCAATCGCCGGCATGCCTCCCTTTAACATATTTGTCAGCGAGTTTCTAATACTCACATCTGGGTTTGCATCAGGCCAGTTCCTTGCGAGCTCGGTGCTGATCGCCCTTCTAGTTTTGATTTTTGCAGGATTCATGCTTCATATTATCCGCATGGTCTTCGGCAAGCCAGCCGGTTCTCTCAAAGCTTCCCCAACGGAAAGCATTGAAGAAAGCAGATCCGGAAGCAAGAGCTACATGTTAGCAATTCTGCCCATGGCTATTCTTGCGGTATTTATCGTGGTCTTTGGGTTCTATGTCCCGCAGCAAATTCATACGCTTGCAGTAAATGTCTCACAGATCTTTAACCAGACCTCAGCGCTACCGAGCCCAACTGCCTTTGGGGGACCAAAGTGA
- a CDS encoding NADH-quinone oxidoreductase subunit C, with the protein MKESGGVISESLMSTLEALPQEKIKKIQLLNGNEIHVKVSEAQYVPEICNHVQNASRSRLVMMICSDERQLGLGFALRHVFEAEGRDLFIFVTSQCAQSGPDGAEQAPSFPSVVLQMPSAALYEREIKDMFGLSPEGNPDTRPLVLHEQWPRNRFPLRKDFELCSKADRVAGQEYKFAKLEGEGICEIPVGPVHAGIIEPGHFRFSIRGENILNLETRLYYTHKGIEKRAESMTLEQAVLLSERISGDEAVANSLAYCQAIEKLGGARVPERALLIRTLCAEMERTYNHIGTLAGMTTDVGFSFGAARLNILKERMMSLNEQVSGSRLLFGVNRLGGVGIDVSDEVGESLEQSLAALLDDFNRVLSMLKSKSSVTDRLRNTGTIPKQVAVDLSLVGIAARCAGIDVDTRRDHPYAAYPTLQIDLNHDSPQNATRYSVEMQKRVGDALSRFDVRAEEVVDSIRIARGVVCRLLKNAEKDLVDEKACMKLTPYSHALGYAESHRGQTLHWVEIGGNGSSLFRYKIRTASFSNWPAIEQAVLSDIIPDFPLVNKSLDLSYSGNDL; encoded by the coding sequence TTGAAAGAAAGCGGCGGTGTAATTTCAGAAAGCCTGATGTCAACTCTGGAGGCTCTTCCGCAGGAAAAAATAAAAAAAATACAGCTGTTAAACGGAAACGAAATCCACGTAAAAGTTTCAGAGGCTCAATATGTTCCAGAGATCTGCAATCATGTACAGAATGCATCTCGTTCAAGGCTTGTAATGATGATATGCAGCGACGAACGCCAGCTGGGCCTTGGCTTTGCGCTTAGGCACGTCTTTGAGGCAGAAGGGAGGGATCTTTTCATATTTGTGACCTCTCAATGCGCGCAAAGCGGACCGGATGGCGCAGAACAAGCCCCTTCATTTCCCAGCGTCGTGCTTCAAATGCCCTCAGCCGCTCTTTATGAAAGAGAGATAAAAGACATGTTCGGGCTGTCACCAGAGGGCAATCCTGATACCCGGCCTCTTGTACTTCATGAACAATGGCCCAGAAATCGCTTTCCTCTCCGGAAGGACTTTGAACTTTGCAGCAAGGCCGATAGGGTCGCCGGACAAGAATACAAGTTTGCCAAGCTCGAAGGTGAAGGAATATGCGAAATTCCGGTTGGCCCGGTTCATGCAGGCATAATTGAGCCCGGCCACTTTAGGTTCAGCATACGGGGTGAAAATATTCTCAATTTGGAGACGAGGCTGTACTATACTCACAAGGGAATTGAAAAAAGAGCAGAAAGCATGACGTTGGAACAGGCAGTCCTTCTTAGCGAGAGGATCTCTGGCGATGAGGCGGTCGCAAACTCGTTGGCGTACTGTCAGGCCATTGAAAAGCTGGGGGGCGCCAGAGTTCCCGAACGAGCACTCCTCATAAGAACACTTTGCGCTGAGATGGAACGAACATACAACCACATTGGGACCTTGGCAGGCATGACTACCGACGTAGGCTTTTCATTTGGAGCAGCGAGATTGAATATCCTGAAAGAGAGAATGATGTCTCTAAACGAGCAAGTGAGCGGGAGCCGGTTGCTCTTTGGAGTTAATAGACTTGGCGGCGTCGGAATTGATGTCTCAGACGAGGTCGGGGAATCATTAGAGCAGTCGCTCGCAGCGTTGCTAGATGACTTTAACCGCGTATTATCGATGTTGAAATCAAAATCCTCCGTTACAGATAGACTGAGAAACACAGGCACAATTCCAAAGCAGGTTGCTGTAGACCTATCCCTGGTTGGTATCGCGGCCAGATGCGCTGGAATCGACGTTGACACAAGGCGTGATCATCCTTATGCAGCTTACCCGACGCTGCAAATAGATCTTAACCATGATTCGCCCCAAAACGCTACGAGGTACAGTGTGGAGATGCAGAAAAGAGTGGGGGATGCACTGTCGCGCTTTGACGTAAGAGCGGAAGAAGTGGTCGATTCGATACGCATAGCGCGGGGAGTTGTGTGCAGACTTCTTAAAAATGCAGAGAAAGACCTAGTTGACGAAAAGGCGTGCATGAAACTAACGCCCTATAGCCATGCGCTCGGATATGCCGAGTCACACAGGGGACAGACTCTTCACTGGGTTGAGATTGGGGGCAACGGAAGTTCTCTCTTCCGGTACAAGATAAGGACCGCCTCATTTTCTAACTGGCCTGCAATAGAACAGGCAGTCTTGAGCGATATCATTCCGGATTTCCCTCTCGTTAACAAAAGCCTGGATCTTTCATACTCGGGAAACGATCTGTAA
- the nuoB gene encoding NADH-quinone oxidoreductase subunit NuoB — protein MLGRKYMRREDAGNRKLKKKAEQAGNTKYPNSSLARDILGNGIETLQEDIANLKAAENFRGSISLEVPTGDGIQGKFYDKYRICAEECPSEAINLSEPVSESRMTVDTGKCILCGRCQDLAPELFRIKSQPVNPVRRKSELILYAPGTNLPDSQADPGCEAVGENLRSKVNKILGRSLAVREVDTGSCNGCEVEINALNNPIYDIERFGIHFVASPRHADVLLVTGPGSRNMEIALRRTYEATPDPKIVIAVGACACSGGIFGDTYATSGGIEKIVPVDVFIPGCPPRPQALLYGLLLALDRIKSKTHKD, from the coding sequence ATGCTTGGAAGAAAGTATATGCGCAGAGAGGATGCTGGAAACCGAAAACTAAAGAAAAAAGCGGAGCAGGCCGGCAACACGAAATATCCGAATTCGAGCCTTGCTCGGGACATACTTGGCAATGGGATTGAAACGTTGCAGGAAGACATCGCAAATCTCAAAGCCGCCGAGAATTTTAGAGGGAGCATATCGCTTGAAGTGCCAACGGGTGACGGAATTCAAGGCAAGTTCTATGATAAGTACCGCATCTGTGCAGAGGAATGCCCAAGCGAGGCGATAAACCTCTCAGAACCTGTATCCGAAAGTCGAATGACAGTCGACACTGGCAAGTGCATTTTGTGCGGAAGGTGTCAGGATCTGGCGCCCGAATTATTTAGAATCAAAAGCCAGCCTGTCAATCCAGTCAGAAGGAAGTCAGAGCTGATACTGTATGCTCCTGGCACCAATTTGCCTGACTCACAAGCTGACCCAGGCTGTGAAGCAGTCGGTGAAAACCTCAGGAGCAAAGTCAACAAGATACTTGGAAGGTCTCTCGCAGTTAGAGAAGTGGATACGGGGTCATGCAACGGTTGCGAGGTTGAGATAAACGCCTTGAACAATCCAATCTACGACATTGAGAGGTTTGGTATACACTTTGTTGCCTCTCCACGCCATGCCGACGTCCTCTTGGTGACCGGTCCTGGCTCACGCAACATGGAGATTGCTCTTAGACGCACGTATGAAGCCACACCTGACCCAAAGATTGTCATCGCCGTGGGTGCCTGCGCATGCAGCGGCGGAATATTCGGAGACACCTATGCCACTTCAGGTGGAATCGAAAAAATTGTTCCTGTAGATGTGTTTATTCCTGGCTGTCCTCCGCGACCACAGGCACTATTGTACGGATTGCTTTTGGCTTTAGACAGGATAAAGTCCAAAACGCATAAGGATTGA